In one window of Calliphora vicina unplaced genomic scaffold, idCalVici1.1 scaffold_33, whole genome shotgun sequence DNA:
- the LOC135963015 gene encoding uncharacterized protein LOC135963015, whose translation MANFTCDFCGKIYNINSSLKRHVRIHHQNSSSMKCSICDLKFSTRKDFLKHIHLIEHNENVKESSVNCNDCKITILKKYWPHHLRTNAHKDNCVKQFNKDVKCINSIFKNRIATYLFENENRNNLIPENFLRSIKDKIIEMLKDMLQKHTNIKFNIELFCKYMLVKVEDETCTIDIKSHQTKMSIINSTATTDDLSQLYSYHSDIIIQKMSEFQECDSGWTLTEISHMELNINEYKCIKGSHFISLPPTISKRKACINVQNQDEFCFKWAIISALNPVPENANRCSSYKIGDIKADIIVLENNFLLNFKNLNFPLCVNKIKEFELNNSSISINVFGLEDNNIAGPYYFTQQEKDNHINLLLLEEGEIFHYVLIKKISRLIKTQLTKHRRKVHVCNTCLIHFHNESALMKHKEECNKIVTKMPNLDNNILSFKNFKKQMDMPFVVYADFECILESMNVQNSNSVKSVQKHIPFAYSYYIKCTYDSGLDIFRIYSGEESAKHFIQQLVNDTLDIYNNHLSKVKPMNPLTPLQRKKQNEDKICHICSKFLSIKDRVADHCHLTGEYRGPAHNKCNLEYQIAHFIPIFFHNLSAYDCHLFVRELSSVKGDINIIPLNKELYVSISKKISVNEKDTFELRFLDSLRFMPSSLEKLANYLSDCDLITIKSIYQNDNEFNLMKRKGVFPYDYLDSVNRLKETQLPSQSFFFNKLTNESCSVDDYKHAENVWYTFNCNTILDYLLLYLKADVLLLCDIFESFRKVCKNIYNLDPCQYYTTPGLSWDAMLKTTEIDLELLTDINMYNFIVRGIRGGIVQCSKRHSEANNKYVSDYDSTKESNYLIYLDVNNLYGYAMSQYLPYKNFEWVENFENFNLNDVKYNSPIGYILEVDLEYPSTLHDNHNDLPFCAENKKNENMKQTKLITDLNDKTKYI comes from the exons atggcaaattttacttgtgatttttgcggtaaaatatacaatattaattCATCCTTAAAACGACATGTAAGAATACATCATCAGAATTCTTCTTCAATGAAGTGTTCAATATGTGATTTAAAATTCTCAACCCGTAAAGATTTTCTAAAACATATACATTTAATAGAACATAATGAAAATGTGAAAGAAAGTAGTGTCAATTGCAACGATTGTAAAATAACAATACTGAAAAAGTATTGGCCTCATCATTTACGTACAAACGCACATAAAGACAATTgcgttaaacaatttaataaagatGTAAAGTGTattaattccattttcaaaaatCGTATCGCAacatatttgtttgaaaatgaaaatagaaataatttaattcctGAAAATTTTCTAAGATCAATTAAGGATAAAATcattgaaatgttaaaagatatGCTGCAGAAACACaccaatattaaatttaatattgaactATTTTGCAAGTACATGTTAGTAAAAGTAGAAGATGAAACATGTACCATTGACATTAAATCACATCAAACTAAAATGAGTATCATCAATTCTACTGCTACAACAGACGATCTCTCACAACTATATTCATATCATTCTgatattataatacaaaaaatgagcgaatttcAAGAATGTGATAGTGGGTGGACATTAACCGAAATCTCTCATatggaattaaatattaatgaatataaatgtataaaaggATCTCATTTCATATCTTTACCACCAACAATATCGAAGAGAAAAGCATGTATTAACGTACAAAATCAggatgaattttgttttaaatgggcAATTATATCAGCATTAAACCCAGTACCTGAAAATGCAAACAGATGTTCGTCATATAAAATCGGAGATATTAAAGCCGATATTATTGTGttggaaaataattttcttttaaattttaaaaatctaaacttTCCGTTAtgcgtaaataaaataaaagaattcgaATTAAACAATTCGTCTATAAGTATAAATGTTTTTGGTTTGGAGGATAATAATATTGCGGGTCCATACTATTTTACTCAACAAGAAAAAGATAATCACATCAATTTACTATTATTAGAGGAAGGTGAAATATTTCATTatgttttaatcaaaaaaatatcaag ATTAATAAAAACTCAATTAACAAAACATCGAAGAAAGGTACATGTATGCAATACATGTTTAATTCATTTCCACAACGAGTCAGCCTTAATGAAACATAAAGAGGaatgtaataaaattgttactaaGATGCCTAACTTAGATAATAACATACttagttttaagaattttaaaaagcaaatgGATATGCCTTTTGTGGTTTACGCAGATTTTGAATGTATTCTAGAATCAATGAATGTCCAAAATTCAAACAGTGTTAAGTCGGTACAAAAACATATTCCATTTGCTTATAGTTATTATATTAAGTGTACATATGATTCAGGTTTAGATATATTTAGAATATATAGTGGTGAAGAATCGGCAAAGCATTTTATTCAACAATTAGTTAATGATACGTTAGATATTTACAATAATCATTTAAGTAAAGTTAAACCAATGAATCCCTTGACACCACTTCAACGGAAAAAGCAAAATGAAGACAAAATTTGTCACATTTGCAGTAAATTTTTGTCTATTAAAGATAGAGTGGCTGATCATTGTCACTTAACGGGTGAATATAGAGGTCCCGCACATAATAAATGTAATTTGGAGTATCAAATTGCACATTTCATTCCTATATTTTTCCATAATCTTTCGGCATATGATTGTCATTTGTTTGTAAGAGAACTTTCATCTGTTAAGGGTGATATAAATATAATTCCATTAAATAAGGAATTATATGTATCCATATCTAAGAAAATTTCAGTAAATGAGAAAGATACTTTTGAACTTCGTTTTTTAGATTCACTTAGATTTATGCCATCGAGTTTAGAAAAGCTAGCTAACTACTTGTCCGATTGTGATTTAATAACTATAAAATCAATTTATCAAAATGATAATGAATTCAATTTAATGAAGCGTAAAGGTGTCTTTCCTTATGATTATCTAGATTCAGTGAATCGTCTGAAAGAGACACAATTACCATCTCAATCTTTCTTCTTCAACAAACTTACTAATGAGTCGTGTAGTGTAGATGATTATAAACATGCTGAAAATGTATGGTATACATTCAATTGTAATACTATACTGGACTACTTACTTTTATATTTGAAAGCTGATGTTCTTTTACTATGCGACATTTTTGAAAGCTTCCGAAAAGTTtgtaaaaacatttacaatttggATCCATGTCAATACTATACTACACCCGGTCTATCTTGGGATGCAATGTTGAAAACAACAGAAATAGATTTAGAATTGTTAACCGACAtcaatatgtataattttattgtacGCGGTATAAGGGGAGGTATTGTTCAATGTTCTAAACGACATTCAGAagccaataataaatatgtaagcGATTATGATTCTACTAAAGAATCGAATTATCTAATTTATTTAGACGTCAACAATTTATATGGTTATGCCATGTCTCAATACCTTCCctataaaaactttgaatgggttgaaaactttgaaaatttcaatttaaatgatgTAAAATATAATTCTCCAATTGGATATATATTGGAAGTAGACTTAGAGTATCCATCCACATTACACGACAATCACAACGACTTACCATTTTGcgctgaaaataaaaaaaatgagaacATGAAACAAACTAAACTAATTACAGATTTGAATGATAAAACCAAATAT ATCTAA